The Streptomyces sp. SS1-1 genome has a segment encoding these proteins:
- a CDS encoding VIT1/CCC1 transporter family protein, with amino-acid sequence MAIIDTEAALHEAHRDNHTHRDVNGGWLRPAVFGAMDGLVSNLALMTGVAGGAVSHQTVVLSGLAGLAAGAFSMAAGEYTSVASQRELVEAELAVERRELTKHPKDEEAELAALYEARGVDADLARAVAEQLSRDPEVALEIHAREELGIDPGDLPSPLVAAVSSFGSFALGALLPVLPYLLGATTLWPAVLVALFGLFLCGAVVAKVTARSWWYSGLRQLALGGAAAGVTYALGSFFGTAVG; translated from the coding sequence ATGGCCATCATCGACACCGAGGCCGCGCTGCACGAGGCGCACCGCGACAACCACACCCACCGCGATGTGAACGGCGGCTGGCTGCGCCCCGCGGTCTTCGGCGCGATGGACGGCCTGGTCTCCAACCTCGCCCTCATGACCGGTGTCGCCGGCGGTGCGGTCAGCCACCAGACCGTCGTGCTCAGCGGCCTCGCGGGCCTCGCCGCCGGCGCCTTCTCCATGGCGGCCGGCGAGTACACCTCGGTCGCCTCGCAGCGCGAGCTCGTCGAGGCCGAACTGGCCGTCGAGCGGCGCGAGCTGACCAAGCACCCCAAGGACGAGGAGGCCGAGCTGGCGGCCCTCTACGAGGCCCGGGGTGTGGACGCGGACCTCGCGCGCGCCGTCGCCGAGCAGCTCTCCCGCGACCCCGAGGTGGCCCTGGAGATACACGCCCGCGAGGAGCTCGGCATCGACCCGGGCGACCTGCCCTCGCCGCTGGTCGCGGCCGTGTCGTCGTTCGGGTCCTTCGCCCTCGGCGCCCTGCTGCCGGTCCTGCCGTACCTGCTCGGCGCCACCACGCTGTGGCCGGCGGTGCTGGTCGCGCTCTTCGGGCTGTTCCTGTGCGGCGCGGTCGTCGCCAAGGTCACGGCGCGCAGCTGGTGGTACAGCGGTCTGCGGCAGCTCGCCCTGGGTGGCGCGGCGGCCGGTGTGACGTACGCCCTGGGCAGTTTCTTCGGAACGGCCGTAGGATAG
- a CDS encoding ADP-ribosylglycohydrolase family protein, giving the protein MASIARIPPVPAPGDAGELRERARGALLGLAVGDALGAPAENLKPSEIRARWGRITGFVAERPCGTDDTEYAIFSGLLLARHGSALTPAHVEAAWHEWIAGRAEGPFRGAGFSERGTLENLRRGLAAPISAQHRHAWSDGLAMRAAPFGVFAAGRPAEAARLVAIDGSVSHDGEGIYGGQAVAAGVAAAMAGAPTPVVVASALAVVPDDSWTARSLRRAAAVAHEGERAVRSAVVIGGYPWTDLAPEAVALAFGAYAAADGDFVQAVLTAVNMGRDADTTAAVAGALAGATRGEGAIPPDWAAAIAPARGSCLPSMAGHHVLDVAELLIPGDDRKWITGALTPTKEPLG; this is encoded by the coding sequence ATGGCATCGATCGCCCGCATCCCCCCGGTTCCGGCGCCCGGTGACGCCGGAGAACTCCGCGAGCGGGCCCGCGGCGCCCTGCTGGGCCTGGCGGTCGGCGACGCGCTGGGCGCTCCCGCCGAGAACCTGAAGCCCTCGGAGATCCGTGCCCGGTGGGGCCGGATCACCGGGTTCGTGGCCGAGCGCCCCTGCGGCACCGACGACACCGAGTACGCGATCTTCTCGGGGCTGCTGCTCGCCCGGCACGGCTCGGCCCTCACCCCGGCCCATGTCGAGGCGGCCTGGCACGAGTGGATCGCCGGCCGCGCCGAAGGACCGTTCCGGGGCGCCGGGTTCAGCGAGCGGGGCACGCTGGAGAACCTGCGCCGCGGTCTCGCCGCCCCCATCTCCGCCCAGCACCGGCACGCCTGGAGCGACGGGCTGGCGATGCGGGCGGCGCCCTTCGGGGTGTTCGCGGCGGGCCGCCCGGCGGAGGCGGCCCGGCTGGTCGCCATCGACGGCTCGGTGAGCCACGACGGCGAGGGCATCTACGGCGGCCAGGCCGTGGCCGCCGGAGTGGCCGCGGCGATGGCGGGGGCGCCGACCCCGGTGGTGGTGGCCTCGGCGCTGGCCGTGGTCCCGGACGACTCCTGGACGGCCCGCTCCCTGCGCCGGGCCGCCGCGGTCGCCCACGAGGGGGAGCGCGCGGTGCGCTCCGCGGTGGTGATCGGCGGCTACCCGTGGACCGACCTCGCCCCCGAGGCGGTCGCCCTGGCCTTCGGGGCGTACGCGGCGGCCGACGGCGACTTCGTCCAGGCGGTCCTGACGGCGGTGAACATGGGCCGCGACGCCGACACGACGGCCGCGGTCGCGGGCGCGCTGGCCGGGGCGACGCGGGGCGAGGGGGCGATCCCCCCGGACTGGGCGGCCGCGATCGCCCCGGCCCGCGGCAGCTGCCTGCCGTCGATGGCGGGCCACCACGTCCTGGACGTGGCGGAACTGCTGATCCCCGGCGACGACCGCAAATGGATCACCGGAGCCCTCACCCCCACCAAGGAGCCCCTCGGATGA
- a CDS encoding ADP-ribosylglycohydrolase family protein, with product MTPPTPWSDPTPADTSPPTAAPAILPPPDTPASPDDDPTGTAPPTPTLLLPPPEPAAADEHAPPGPPAPDHESRTPTPALLLPPPEPAAADDEHARPGPPAPDHESRTGGAGGKLPAEGEAEAVLAPAPAQHPRAGGKLRAEGEAEAVPTHRPAQPTAHRVRGLLLGLAAGDAAGWPAARHRAARMPDWTRRLTRELETFAEQNATTTLPVPIALNQPPEPLRLGPSDDAEWAAFTAEALLRAGDDTALGDLSRDRRVRAAIDLTWNAVAGEVAAAADRAPEVESAVLPLRARISVRAGLGNLATGLRPPATGHDNPHFFDDAACVRACVLAVAHPGDPARAADLAEFDARYTQDGDGVLGARAMAAAVSLALTGTPTGACVAAALTELPAGTEIGRNARHAVDLAHAAAGAFALVPLLEHQIVDHVYSYGVAAAETVPVALALTLAAGGRIAEAVPAAACLSRVADSAPALAGALTGALGGDACVPAAWRDTCRTLSGCALPRLTGTDLVELADLLEAAQPHPPGG from the coding sequence ATGACTCCCCCGACCCCCTGGTCCGACCCCACCCCCGCGGACACATCCCCACCCACAGCGGCTCCGGCGATCCTCCCGCCACCGGACACCCCGGCCTCCCCCGACGACGACCCCACCGGAACGGCCCCACCCACCCCCACCCTCCTCCTCCCACCCCCCGAACCCGCAGCCGCCGACGAGCACGCCCCGCCGGGGCCACCTGCACCCGACCACGAAAGCCGCACACCCACCCCCGCCCTCCTCCTCCCACCCCCCGAGCCCGCAGCCGCCGACGACGAGCACGCCCGGCCGGGGCCACCCGCACCCGACCACGAAAGCCGCACGGGTGGTGCGGGTGGGAAGCTCCCGGCCGAAGGCGAAGCCGAGGCCGTACTCGCCCCCGCGCCGGCGCAGCATCCTCGTGCGGGTGGGAAGCTCCGGGCCGAAGGCGAAGCCGAGGCCGTCCCCACCCACCGGCCGGCGCAGCCGACAGCGCACCGCGTCAGAGGGCTCCTCCTCGGCCTGGCCGCAGGCGACGCCGCCGGATGGCCCGCCGCCCGGCACCGCGCCGCCCGGATGCCGGACTGGACCCGCCGTCTGACCCGCGAACTGGAGACGTTCGCCGAGCAGAACGCCACCACCACCCTCCCCGTGCCGATCGCCCTCAACCAGCCCCCCGAACCCCTCCGCCTCGGCCCCTCCGACGACGCCGAGTGGGCGGCCTTCACCGCCGAGGCCCTGCTGCGGGCCGGCGACGACACCGCCCTCGGCGACCTCAGCCGCGACCGCCGCGTACGCGCCGCGATCGACCTCACCTGGAACGCCGTCGCCGGCGAGGTCGCCGCCGCCGCCGACCGCGCCCCGGAAGTCGAGTCGGCGGTCCTCCCCCTGCGCGCCCGCATCTCCGTCCGCGCGGGCCTCGGCAACCTCGCCACCGGCCTGCGCCCGCCCGCCACCGGCCACGACAACCCGCACTTCTTCGACGACGCGGCCTGCGTCCGGGCGTGCGTCCTGGCCGTCGCCCACCCCGGCGACCCCGCCCGCGCCGCCGACCTCGCCGAGTTCGACGCCCGGTACACCCAGGACGGCGACGGCGTCCTCGGCGCGCGGGCGATGGCGGCGGCCGTATCGCTCGCCCTCACCGGCACGCCCACCGGCGCCTGCGTGGCGGCGGCGCTCACCGAGCTGCCCGCCGGGACGGAGATCGGCCGCAACGCCCGGCACGCCGTGGACCTCGCCCACGCCGCCGCCGGCGCCTTCGCCCTGGTCCCCCTCCTGGAGCACCAGATCGTCGACCACGTCTACAGCTACGGCGTCGCCGCCGCCGAGACCGTGCCGGTCGCCCTCGCCCTGACCCTCGCCGCGGGCGGCCGTATCGCCGAGGCGGTCCCGGCCGCCGCCTGTCTGTCCCGGGTGGCCGACTCGGCCCCGGCCCTGGCCGGCGCCCTGACCGGCGCCCTGGGCGGCGACGCCTGCGTCCCGGCCGCCTGGCGGGACACCTGCCGCACCCTGTCCGGCTGTGCGCTCCCCCGGCTCACCGGCACCGACCTGGTGGAACTCGCCGACCTCCTGGAAGCCGCACAACCGCACCCACCAGGAGGATGA